The following are encoded together in the Bactrocera neohumeralis isolate Rockhampton chromosome 6, APGP_CSIRO_Bneo_wtdbg2-racon-allhic-juicebox.fasta_v2, whole genome shotgun sequence genome:
- the LOC126761069 gene encoding putative alpha-L-fucosidase: MSRWSLFGVCFICLTFNNAAIGERYEPNWASLDKRPLPSWYDEAKVGIFIHWGVYSVPSFGSEWFWQDWLNLHYPNYLSFMKNNYKPNFSYQEFAHEFTAELFNATKWALLFRDSGAKYVVLTSKHHDGYTLWPSTSSFSWNSMDIGPKRDIIRELSSAIRKESSLKFGLYYSLFEWFNRLYINDKLHIFLEQNYVNRKMRPEQMELVNEYLPEILWSDGDWEAPAKYWKAEEFIAWLYNDSPVRDTIVTNDRWGFGTACHHGDFYNCQDRYNPGILQAHKWENAFTLDKSSWGQRFDVELNDFMTSEELIGEIVKTVSCNGNALINVGPTKYGTILPIFEERLRDMGKWLSVNGEAIYGSKPWVYQNDSITPNVWYTQQLDPSNSTSIIYAIVLDYPYDTNEIDLHPIGNLAKDTKSNVLLFGYEEDMSDIGNADMSVTLLGMEHAQIDWSLSGNKLHIVFPPKHHIDKNGLRFAWTFKISKHGINWL; the protein is encoded by the exons ATGAGCCGCTGGTCGCTGTTCGGCGTGTGTTTCATCTGCTTGACCTTTAACAATGCAGCCATTGGAGAGCGTTATGAACCGAATTGGGCCAGTCTCGACAAGCGTCCATTGCCCAGCTGGTATGATGAGGCGAAAGTCGGCATCTTCATACATTGGGGCGTATATTCGGTGCCCAGTTTCGGTTCCGAGTGGTTCTGGCAGGACTGGTTAA atTTGCATTATCCCAACTATTTgagttttatgaaaaacaacTACAAGCCGAATTTCTCTTATCAGGAGTTTGCTCATGAATTCACAGCTGAATTGTTCAATGCTACAAAGTGGGCGCTGCTCTTTCGCGACAGTGGAGCAAA ATATGTCGTCTTAACCAGCAAGCATCATGACGGTTACACACTTTGGCCCTCCACATCATCTTTTAGCTGGAATTCCATGGATATTGGGCCAAAGCGGGACATAATTC GTGAACTTTCGTCCGCCATACGCAAAGAGAGCTCACTTAAGTTCGGCCTATACTATTCGCTCTTCGAATGGTTCAATCGTCTATATATCAATGataaattgcatatatttttggaacaaaattATGTGAATAGAAAAATGCGTCCGGAACAAATGGAATTGGTCAATGAATATTTGCCGGAGATTTTATGGTCCGACGGTGATTGGGAAGCGCCAGCCAAATATTGGAAAGCGGAAGAGTTTATAGCTTG gtTATATAATGACAGTCCGGTACGTGACACCATTGTCACCAATGATCGTTGGGGTTTCGGCACAGCGTGTCATCATGGCGACTTCTATAACTGTCAAGATCGCTATAATCCCGGCATTTTGCAGGCGCACAAGTGGGAAAATGCATTTACGCTGGACAAAAGTAGCTGGGGACAGCGCTTCGATGTCGAACTAAATGATTTTATGACGTCGGAGGAACTTATTGGTG aaATTGTGAAAACCGTTAGCTGCAATGGCAACGCACTCATCAATGTGGGTCCCACGAAATATGGCacaattttgcccatcttcgaggAACGTTTACGTGATATGGGCAAATGGTTGAGCGTTAACGGCGAGGCTATTTATGGCAGCAAACCTTGGGTGTACCAAAACGACAGCATCACGCCCAATGTGTGGTACACACAACAGTTGGATCCAAGCAATTCAACGTCGATTATTTATGCGATCGTTCTGGATTATCCCTACGATACGAATGAAATAGATTTGCATCCGATCGGTAATTTGGCAAAAGATACCAAATCGAATGTACTGCTATTCGGCTATGAGGAGGATATGAGTGACATCGGCAACGCCGATATGTCTGTTACGCTTTTGGGCATGGAGCATGCGCAAATCGAT TGGTCTCTGAGCGGCAATAAATTACACATCGTATTCCCGCCAAAGCATCATATCGACAAGAATGGACTGAGGTTCGCGTGGacctttaaaatttctaaacatGGCATAAATTGGCTTTAA
- the LOC126761079 gene encoding leucine-rich repeat-containing protein 59 has translation MPKAEKVKVNVKERVDDNVCDLSLSGINEIPVREIASFKRVTVLDLSSNCITSLGKSFITLTRLVKVDLSKNQIRYLPEEFGLLRNLRHLDLYDNKLEHLPLSFGNLTNLRYLDLKGNPLTPALAKVVGFCLTTKECQDSARNTVKFLNRMQAEAEKAKEQYKLEALTIATAPTEDIGVEEKPLENAKSKKSTAKKAKSKSKKSNTNNNNNDISTEVKIAPTNANSKATKSKKHGNGAAKKSITKSSTALTTVFTFFILLAINVVVIYMIMFKNPEIADRLVEFIPHQYRDWILTKTEIFRLRVTDWISEFRTPPQEH, from the exons ATGCCGAAAGCTGAGAAAGTGAAAGTAAATGTTAAGGAAAGGGTCGACGATAATGTTTGTGATTTGAGCTTGAGTGGAATTAACGAGATACCGGTGCGAGAGATA GCTTCTTTTAAGCGGGTTACTGTGTTGGACTTGTCGAGCAATTGTATCACTTCATTGGGA AAAAGTTTCATCACGCTAACACGTCTCGTCAAAGTAGACTTAAGTAAAAACCAAATACGTTATTTACCCGAGGAATTTGGTTTACTACGCAATTTGCGACATTTGGACTTGTACGATAATAAATTGGAGCATCTGCCACTAAGTTTTGgcaatttaacaaatttacgATATTTGGATTTGAAAGGCAACCCCTTAACGCCAGCACTAGCTAAAGTGGTTGGCTTCTGTCTCACCACCAAAGAATGTCAGGATTCAGCTAGAAATACC GTGAAATTTTTGAATCGCATGCAAGCCGAAGCGGAAAAGGCTAAAGAGCAGTACAAACTCGAAGCGCTAACGATCGCTACTGCTCCAACTGAGGATATTGGCGTCGAAGAGAAACCGcttgaaaatgcaaaatcaaaaaaatcaactgCTAAGAAAGCTAAGTCGAAATCAAAGAAAtcaaacacaaacaacaataacaatgatatTAGCACTGAAGTGAAAATTGCACCAACAAATGCCAACAGCAAGGCTACGAAATCCAAAAAGCATGGAAACGGTGCGGCGAAAAAGTCCATAACCAAATCGAGCACAGCACTCACAACTGTTTTCACATTCTTCATACTGCTGGCCATTAATGTCGTGGTCATTTACATGATTATGTTCAAGAATCCCGAGATAGCCGATCGTTTGGTAGAGTTTATACCACATCAATACCGCGATTGGATACTGACTAAAACGGAAATTTTCCGTCTTCGTGTCACCGACTGGATTTCGGAATTTCGCACACCGCCACAGGAACACTGA
- the LOC126761077 gene encoding putative nuclease HARBI1 yields MFMFFNAHSFDLEEEPRVIRRRLRDNTNVLDLPNKEFVNQFRVSKEVFKNILLEIAPKMEKKFRCTSIPEMTKLACFFRALAGKYQKNVGTNSYTCVSQGMTSKIVGECLEIFEDSFCGKWICLEMNAKEESETKQAFYRSTEVPNIIGSADCTHIPIKRPTVEVRHLYQNKKGSFSINTLMICDANLVVRYVDARTPGKNDDEFVWLQSGANAYLKSLYDAGKRNFWIIGDSNLPLQPYLMTPYHNPTETYETIYNEKLLKAQKFIEKCFNTIKNRFRCIADGKAVYYLPEKATKIINVCCAIHNACIFYKDNLEFGKTIAMNLKNDNCYSSTEFESDIHATEETLKIRKKLAKSLKNSKD; encoded by the exons atgtttatgttttttaacgCACACTCCTTTGATTTGGAGGAAGAACCGCGTGTTATACGTAGACGTTTAAGGGATAACACAAATGTGCTGGATTTACCAAATAAGGA ATTTGTCAACCAATTTCGCGTGAGTAAAGAggtttttaagaatattttattagaaatagctcccaaaatggaaaaaaagttCCGATGCACATCTATACCAGAAATGACCAAATTAGCTTGTTTCTTCCGTGCTCTTGCTGGGAAATATCAAAAGAATGTTGGCACAAATTCATATACTTGTGTATCACAAGGCATGACTTCAAAAATCGTGGGCGagtgtttggaaatttttgaagattCATTTTGCGGCAAGTGGATATGTTTAGAAATGAATGCAAAGGAGGAATCTGAAACTAAACAAGCATTTTACAGAAGCACTGAAGTACCTAATATAATTGGTTCTGCTGATTGCACCCACATACCAATAAAGCGTCCCACAGTTGAAGTAAGACATCTATACCAGAATAAAAAAGGATCGTTTAGTATAAATACGCTAATG aTTTGTGATGCAAACTTGGTGGTGCGATATGTGGATGCAAGAACGCCGGGTAAAAATGATGATGAATTCGTTTGGCTTCAAAGTGGTGCAAATGCGTATTTGAAATCGTTGTATGATGCCGGAAAACGAAATTTCTGGATTATAG GCGATTCTAACCTGCCACTACAACCGTATTTGATGACACCGTATCATAATCCCACTGAGACTTATGAAACTATTTACAACGAGAAACTGCTTAAAGCACAGAAATTCAtagaaaaatgtttcaacactATTAAGAATAGATTCCGTTGTATAGCGGATGGCAAAGCGGTATATTATCTGCCGGAGAAAGcaactaaaataattaatgtttGTTGTGCAATTCATAATGcgtgtatattttataaagataatTTGGAAttcggtaagacaatagctatGAATTTAAAGAATGACAATTGTTATAGTAGCACAGAGTTTGAAAGCGATATCCATGCAACGGaggaaactttaaaaataagaaaaaaattagctaaaagtttgaaaaattccaaagaTTGA
- the LOC126761075 gene encoding uncharacterized protein LOC126761075 gives MAENSLLKITNGKQFERLVHLMQKNPQIARRARIYGQSKLQVEEQWNKIADELNNFGPPRRTGKEWQRVWINYKAKTKKKICDEHFQQYPLTKLEQTVAGLLQAEFGDGFGAVSDELPSASNSFSSAMKEPTKDQYTLLLREIEKKPELGKHTPAFGPPRNQEDWERIAKKLNAIGPPERSIREWKKIFRSLKLNTKKKMEENEEAGCVKHILTETEKAMGKVLELIEAAKPIGETFGVPADKSLPMVTIPKMSPPLATALSDGESVEAEPMSPSTNCTTGARKRKYGDHSSFLFRRQLQHQVQYMKISKEMIEIMDRQSVSLQKLTTAVERQEELMERQLKLLERQTVAIERQAAAMERMAEL, from the exons ATGGCGGAAAATTc attACTTAAAATAACAAACGGAAAACAGTTCGAGCGGTTAGTGCATTTGATGCAGAAAAATCCTCAAATTGCCCGAAGAGCGCGAATATATGGACAAAGCAAGCTGCAAGTAGAGGAACAGTGGAACAAAATTGCGGACGAGCTTAACAACTTTGGGCCACCACGTAGGACAGGCAAAGAATGGCAGAgg GTATGGATTAACTATAAggcaaaaaccaagaaaaaaatttgtgatgaACATTTTCAACAATATCCCTTAACCAAACTGGAACAAACGGTGGCCGGCCTACTACAAGCAGAGTTTGGCGATGGTTTTGGTGCCGTATCTGATGAACTGCCATCAGCATCAAATTCATTCAGCAGCGCCATGAAGGAACCAACGAAGGAtcaatacactttattattgagAGAGATCGAAAAGAAGCCAGAATTAGGTAAACACACACCAGCATTTGGTCCACCACGCAATCAAGAGGATTGGGAAAGAATTGCAAAAAAACTTAATGCTATAGGACCACCGGAACGTAGCATACGTGAatggaaaaaa attttccgtagtttaaaattaaatacaaaaaagaagATGGAAGAAAATGAAGAAGCGGGTTGCGTCAAGCATATACTAACGGAAACTGAAAAGGCAATGGGGAAGGTTCTTGAACTCATCGAAGCTGCAAAACCGATTGGTGAAACATTTGGTGTACCTGCAGACAAATCATTGCCAATGGTTACTATCCCCAAAATGTCGCCACCTTTAGCCACCGCTTTGTCCGATGGGGAATCTGTAGAAGCAGAACCTATGTCACCATCCACAAATTGCACGACTGGCGCTCGTAAGCGAAAATACGGCGATCATAGTAGTTTTCTATTTCGTCGTCAATTACAACACCAAGTACAatacatgaaaatatcaaaagaaaTGATAGAAATAATGGACAGACAGAGTGTATCACTACAGAAACTAACAACTGCTGTCGAGAGACAAGAAGAGTTAATGGAGAGACAATTGAAGTTGCTGGAAAGACAAACTGTAGCTATTGAACGTCAGGCTGCTGCTATGGAAAGAATGGCGGAGTTATAA
- the LOC126761084 gene encoding 40S ribosomal protein S9: MVNGRIPSVFSKTYVTPRRPYEKARLDQELKIIGEYGLRNKREVWRVKYALAKIRKAARELLTLDEKDEKRLFQGNALLRRLVRIGVLDESRMKLDYVLGLKIEDFLERRLQTQVFKLGLAKSIHHARVLIRQRHIRVRRQVVNIPSFVVRLDSQKHIDFSLKSPFGGGRPGRVKRKNMKKNQGGSGAAAEEEED, from the exons ATGGTCAACGGACGCATACCGTCTGTCTTCTCGAAGACATATGTGACACCACGTCGCCCTTATGAAAAGGCACGTTTAGATCAGGAGTTGAAAATCATTGGTGAATATGGTTTGCGCAACAAGCGTGAGGTCTGGCGTGTCAAGTACGCTTTGGCTAAAATCCGTAAAGCTGCTCGTGAGCTGTTGACTCTCGATGAGAAAGACGAGAAGAGATTGTTCCAAG GTAACGCTTTGTTGCGTCGTTTGGTACGTATTGGTGTGTTGGATGAATCCCGCATGAAGCTCGATTACGTGTTGGGTTTGAAAATTGAAGATTTCTTGGAGCGTCGCTTGCAAACTCAAGTCTTCAAATTGGGTTTGGCCAAGTCCATACATCATGCTCGCGTTCTCATCCGTCAAAGACACATTCG CGTTCGCAGACAAGTGGTAAACATTCCATCGTTTGTCGTGCGTTTGGACTCGCAGAAGCACATTGATTTCTCACTGAAATCGCCCTTCGGTGGTGGCCGTCCAGGTCGCGTGAAGAGGAAGAACATGAAGAAGAACCAAGGAGGCAGCGGTGCTGCTGCTGAAGAAGAGGAagattaa